One Actinospica robiniae DSM 44927 genomic region harbors:
- a CDS encoding sensor histidine kinase, producing MTGVPLLATALSSEPDVFALRRDGRTVAEVLGLAPQDQIRLATALSELGRDRLGCAEVTIRFTLLAQPAATLEVTLRWAGGPAPGADALRSAHRLVSDLDHEICGTGGRIVLRQPVRLPEAHFAEAAERVAAAVHDGSATSREEDLRMQTRDLILALEQARAHGDELQALNAELEQTNAGVMALYTELSSELEQTNIGVVALHAELEDKSRRLREASEAKTRFWANVSHELRGPLNSVIGLSRLLAEAPDGELGEQQRHQVALIAASGETLRALVDELLDVAKAEAGQLVPQPVQVDLGLVLVQLEAVIRPSLPRPQVELRFPGPTGLPALVTDETMLIRILRNLISNSVKFTESGHVRIEVAEPEPDSGRIAILVEDTGIGIPEAEHERIFEEFYQVRGAHQRGKAGTGLGLPYARRLTELLGGSLTVDSEPGRGTRMTVTLPVAADPAPTSFAKVPCLVSADDDPAFAAAFRPLLDRIAERVVQVADGADLLAAARQEHAAALVVDLDMPQVDGYEAVRRLADAPDLVDVPVVVVTAFPPEQVDRTRLAHARAVLAKDSVDVPELARALGVPARKPESR from the coding sequence GTGACCGGCGTCCCGCTGCTCGCCACGGCCCTGTCGAGCGAGCCGGACGTGTTCGCGCTGCGGCGCGACGGGCGCACGGTGGCCGAGGTGCTCGGACTCGCCCCGCAGGACCAGATCCGGCTCGCCACCGCGCTCAGCGAACTCGGCCGCGACCGGCTCGGCTGCGCCGAGGTCACCATCCGCTTCACCCTGCTCGCGCAGCCCGCCGCCACCCTCGAGGTGACGCTGCGCTGGGCCGGGGGGCCGGCCCCCGGCGCCGACGCGCTGCGCTCCGCGCACCGGCTGGTGAGCGACCTGGACCACGAGATCTGCGGCACCGGCGGCCGGATCGTGCTGCGCCAGCCGGTGCGCCTGCCCGAAGCACACTTCGCCGAGGCGGCCGAACGCGTCGCGGCGGCCGTCCACGACGGCTCGGCCACCAGCCGGGAGGAGGACCTGCGCATGCAGACCAGAGATCTGATACTCGCACTCGAACAGGCCCGCGCCCACGGGGACGAGCTCCAAGCGCTCAACGCGGAGCTCGAGCAGACCAACGCGGGCGTGATGGCGCTCTACACCGAGCTCTCCAGCGAGCTGGAGCAGACCAACATCGGCGTGGTCGCCCTGCACGCCGAGCTGGAGGACAAGAGCCGGCGGCTGCGCGAGGCGAGCGAGGCCAAGACCCGGTTCTGGGCCAACGTCAGCCACGAGCTGCGCGGGCCGCTCAACTCGGTGATCGGCCTGAGCCGGCTGCTGGCCGAGGCCCCGGACGGGGAGCTCGGCGAGCAGCAGCGCCACCAGGTCGCGCTGATCGCAGCGTCCGGCGAGACCCTCCGGGCCCTGGTCGACGAGCTGCTGGACGTGGCCAAGGCCGAGGCCGGGCAGCTGGTGCCGCAGCCGGTGCAGGTGGATCTCGGCCTGGTGCTGGTGCAGCTCGAAGCCGTCATCCGGCCCTCGCTCCCCCGGCCGCAGGTCGAGCTGCGCTTCCCCGGGCCCACCGGACTGCCGGCCCTGGTGACGGACGAGACGATGCTCATCAGGATCCTGCGCAACCTGATCTCCAACAGCGTCAAGTTCACCGAGTCCGGCCACGTGCGGATAGAGGTGGCCGAGCCCGAACCGGACTCGGGCCGGATCGCGATCCTGGTCGAGGACACCGGGATCGGCATCCCGGAGGCCGAACACGAGCGGATCTTCGAAGAGTTCTACCAAGTCCGCGGCGCGCACCAGCGCGGCAAGGCCGGCACCGGGCTCGGCCTGCCCTACGCGCGCCGGCTGACCGAGCTGCTCGGCGGAAGCCTCACCGTCGACTCGGAACCCGGCCGCGGCACCCGGATGACGGTCACCCTGCCCGTCGCCGCCGACCCGGCGCCCACCTCGTTCGCGAAGGTGCCGTGCCTGGTCAGCGCGGACGACGACCCGGCCTTCGCGGCAGCGTTCCGGCCGCTGCTGGACCGCATCGCCGAGCGGGTGGTGCAGGTCGCGGACGGCGCCGACCTGCTCGCCGCGGCCCGCCAGGAGCACGCGGCCGCGCTGGTCGTCGACCTGGACATGCCGCAGGTGGACGGCTACGAGGCGGTGCGCCGGCTGGCCGACGCCCCGGATCTGGTCGACGTCCCGGTCGTGGTGGTCACCGCGTTCCCGCCGGAGCAAGTGGATCGGACCCGGCTGGCCCACGCCCGGGCCGTCCTGGCGAAGGACAGCGTCGACGTCCCCGAACTCGCCCGCGCCCTCGGCGTGCCGGCCCGGAAACCGGAGTCCCGATGA
- a CDS encoding fused response regulator/phosphatase, which yields MIADGAAGIETGRVLIVDDNAANRYLLAQWLRRAGHEVVEALDGTEALETLAGLSPDATPEVAVLDVILPDMTGFELCRRIKAAPATADMPVIHVSATAISVADRAQGLHEGADAYLTEPVDHDELLATLTAVLRYTRARRIAQRLADRLLRLNEATLDLYRATDFARFAMAAVSGARTVLGVEAAGVYLSVSGRPVRTYRLTGEDAVVNEPISSELLEEIAYRALGARPGAGIALMTQQEWREIVPKPRLSGDILVAAVRARADRPPVCVAISCERAPADDDRMLLIQIAQACALALESLRSYTEQHALALELQRSFLPSRPPETQGVRLAVRYVPASAQAEIGGDFYEAIETPGGLLLAIGDVVGHSLEAAILMGEVRHALRAYAIENHPPERILSLLDSVLLHGRTQLATATLCLVLVEPGCRRVRIANAGHVPPLLLAADGDRFVTEHGRLLGLGGGSYEATAIELAGPTRLVLCTDGLVEVRREDLSKSLAGFADAARRGPAGLEEFCDALLDEFGRAKDDDIALLAADLTPGA from the coding sequence ATGATCGCCGACGGCGCCGCCGGGATCGAGACCGGCCGCGTCCTGATCGTCGACGACAACGCGGCCAACCGCTATCTGCTGGCGCAGTGGCTGCGCCGGGCCGGCCACGAGGTCGTCGAGGCGCTCGACGGCACCGAGGCGCTCGAGACCCTGGCCGGGCTCTCGCCGGACGCCACGCCGGAAGTCGCCGTGCTCGACGTCATCCTGCCGGACATGACCGGATTCGAGCTCTGCCGCCGGATCAAGGCCGCGCCCGCGACCGCGGACATGCCGGTGATCCACGTCTCGGCCACCGCGATCTCCGTCGCCGACCGCGCGCAGGGCCTGCACGAGGGCGCCGACGCCTACCTGACCGAGCCGGTCGACCACGACGAGCTGCTCGCCACCCTCACCGCGGTGCTGCGCTACACCCGGGCCCGCCGGATCGCGCAGCGGCTGGCCGACCGGCTGCTGCGGCTCAACGAGGCCACTCTGGACCTGTACCGCGCCACCGACTTCGCCCGGTTCGCCATGGCCGCGGTCTCCGGCGCCCGGACCGTGCTCGGGGTCGAAGCGGCCGGCGTGTACCTGAGCGTCTCCGGCCGGCCGGTGCGCACCTACCGGCTCACCGGCGAGGACGCGGTGGTGAACGAGCCGATCTCGAGTGAGCTGCTCGAAGAAATCGCTTACCGCGCGCTCGGCGCGAGGCCGGGCGCGGGCATAGCGCTGATGACACAGCAGGAGTGGCGCGAGATCGTGCCCAAGCCGCGGCTGAGCGGGGACATCCTGGTCGCGGCGGTGCGCGCCCGCGCCGACCGTCCACCGGTCTGCGTCGCGATCTCGTGCGAACGCGCCCCCGCCGACGACGATCGCATGCTGCTGATTCAGATCGCCCAGGCCTGCGCGCTGGCCCTGGAATCCCTGCGCAGTTACACCGAGCAGCACGCGCTCGCCCTCGAGCTGCAGCGCTCCTTCCTGCCCAGCCGCCCGCCCGAGACCCAGGGCGTGCGGCTGGCCGTGCGCTACGTCCCGGCGAGCGCGCAGGCCGAGATCGGCGGGGACTTCTACGAGGCGATCGAGACGCCGGGCGGCCTGCTGCTGGCGATCGGCGACGTGGTCGGGCACTCGCTCGAGGCGGCCATCCTGATGGGCGAGGTGCGCCACGCGCTGCGGGCCTACGCGATCGAGAACCATCCGCCGGAGCGGATCCTGAGTCTGCTCGACAGTGTGCTGCTGCACGGCCGGACCCAGCTGGCCACCGCGACGCTCTGCCTGGTGCTGGTCGAGCCGGGCTGCCGCCGGGTGCGCATCGCCAACGCCGGCCACGTCCCGCCGCTGCTACTGGCCGCCGACGGAGACCGCTTCGTCACCGAGCACGGCCGGCTGCTCGGCCTCGGCGGCGGCAGCTACGAAGCCACCGCGATCGAGCTGGCCGGGCCGACCCGGCTGGTGCTGTGCACCGACGGCCTGGTCGAGGTGCGCCGGGAGGATCTGAGCAAGTCGCTGGCCGGCTTCGCCGACGCGGCGCGCCGCGGCCCGGCCGGACTGGAAGAGTTCTGCGACGCCCTGCTGGACGAGTTCGGCCGGGCCAAGGACGACGACATCGCCCTGCTCGCGGCCGATCTCACGCCGGGCGCCTGA
- a CDS encoding STAS domain-containing protein, whose translation MDVAGELDVRIDRSAQHTVVRLAGDLDLGSCERMREAVADHLLDGPVILDMSGLGFCDSSGLRALLDIHRRAVDHQASLRLAGVGMEVNRVLELTGTLEYFDLYPDVEHAVAG comes from the coding sequence ATGGATGTGGCGGGCGAACTCGATGTCCGGATCGACAGGTCCGCGCAGCACACCGTCGTCCGGCTGGCCGGCGACCTCGACCTGGGGTCCTGCGAGCGGATGCGGGAGGCGGTGGCGGACCATTTGCTCGACGGCCCGGTGATCCTGGACATGTCGGGGCTGGGGTTCTGCGACTCCTCGGGGCTGCGGGCGCTGCTCGACATCCACCGCCGGGCGGTGGACCACCAGGCCTCGCTGCGGCTGGCGGGTGTCGGGATGGAGGTCAACCGGGTGCTCGAGCTGACCGGGACGCTGGAGTACTTCGATCTCTACCCGGACGTGGAGCACGCGGTGGCGGGCTGA
- a CDS encoding ATP-binding protein: protein MTRELPGGSGSIPAAREYARDFLERAEPAVAETTVQDALLAISELVTNVVRHAPGPCTLRLALDEGYVHIAVSDTSSVVPRAKPPQPEGLGGFGLHMLRKLAGEVETRVHASGKTVSVSLARGRAG, encoded by the coding sequence ATGACGCGCGAGCTGCCGGGGGGCTCCGGTTCGATTCCCGCCGCGCGCGAGTACGCGCGTGACTTCCTGGAGCGGGCCGAGCCGGCGGTGGCCGAGACCACCGTGCAAGACGCCCTGCTCGCGATCAGCGAGCTGGTGACGAACGTGGTGCGACACGCGCCCGGGCCGTGCACGCTTCGGCTCGCGCTGGACGAGGGGTACGTGCACATCGCCGTGAGCGACACCTCGAGCGTCGTGCCCCGGGCCAAGCCGCCGCAGCCCGAGGGCCTGGGCGGTTTCGGCCTGCACATGCTGCGCAAACTCGCCGGCGAGGTCGAGACCCGGGTGCACGCCTCGGGCAAGACGGTGTCGGTGTCCCTGGCCCGTGGCCGGGCCGGATGA
- a CDS encoding STAS domain-containing protein, with the protein MPPVDPDAFAHLSLRLRTSGPIRGRRGTPVLSIEGELDRSTVASPEWRATVAEAAGQPGDVVVLDLSRLYFLDLAGLAEFEKLAASLAAAGRRLALAAIRPRIREFLRQACADFGDEYTELDEQDGIGAGPAWEPVPARKPAVARPAAAGLAAA; encoded by the coding sequence ATGCCGCCTGTGGATCCCGACGCCTTCGCCCACCTGAGCCTGCGCCTGCGCACGTCCGGGCCGATCCGGGGGCGCCGCGGCACTCCGGTGCTCTCGATCGAGGGCGAGCTGGACCGCTCGACGGTGGCCTCGCCGGAGTGGCGGGCGACGGTGGCCGAGGCGGCCGGGCAGCCCGGCGACGTCGTCGTACTCGACCTCAGCCGCCTGTATTTCCTGGACCTGGCGGGCCTGGCCGAATTCGAGAAGCTGGCCGCCTCGCTCGCCGCGGCCGGCCGGCGGCTCGCGCTGGCCGCGATCCGCCCGCGGATCCGCGAGTTCCTCCGGCAGGCCTGCGCGGATTTCGGAGACGAATATACTGAACTGGATGAACAGGACGGCATCGGTGCGGGGCCCGCGTGGGAGCCGGTCCCGGCGCGCAAGCCGGCCGTGGCCCGGCCGGCCGCGGCCGGCCTCGCGGCGGCCTGA
- a CDS encoding ATP-binding protein, whose protein sequence is MSSDRRVPSPQLADTQLADTSYGPDPQPLERGSGDATIAEARAAVADYVTAHCPWVSPQGVVLAVSELVSNAIRHADGWWLLRVRAGEEELAVEIEDRSPAPPEPRRPDYTGEGGLGLHIVARLVSRFEVEAGVPAGGKTVRAVWCREADEPHRLTAQGR, encoded by the coding sequence ATGTCGTCAGACCGCCGCGTGCCGTCCCCGCAGCTCGCCGACACGCAGCTCGCCGACACCTCGTACGGCCCGGATCCGCAGCCGCTCGAGCGCGGATCCGGCGACGCCACCATCGCCGAGGCGCGCGCCGCCGTCGCCGACTACGTCACCGCGCACTGCCCCTGGGTCTCCCCGCAGGGCGTCGTACTGGCAGTCTCCGAGCTGGTGAGCAACGCGATCCGGCACGCCGACGGCTGGTGGCTGCTGCGCGTACGCGCGGGCGAGGAGGAGCTGGCGGTCGAGATCGAGGACCGCAGCCCGGCCCCGCCCGAACCGCGCCGGCCCGACTACACCGGCGAGGGCGGCCTGGGCCTGCACATCGTGGCCCGCCTCGTCTCCCGATTCGAGGTGGAGGCGGGCGTGCCCGCGGGCGGCAAGACCGTGCGGGCGGTGTGGTGCCGCGAGGCGGACGAGCCGCACCGGCTCACGGCGCAAGGCCGTTGA
- a CDS encoding STAS domain-containing protein: MDEHQGFALSTPPTVDDATGHLLLAAAGELDLASAGELRLILLRALREHTVVLEMRELTFCDSAGLRTVIEAHRHAQKYGTALRIAAPSAALTRVFDLAGATGIIATYPDVASALAAG; this comes from the coding sequence GTGGACGAGCATCAGGGCTTCGCGTTGAGCACGCCGCCGACCGTGGACGACGCGACCGGCCATCTGCTCCTCGCCGCGGCCGGAGAGCTCGACCTGGCCTCCGCCGGCGAGCTGCGGCTGATCCTGCTGCGGGCGCTGCGGGAGCACACCGTCGTGCTGGAGATGCGGGAGCTGACGTTCTGCGACTCGGCCGGCCTGCGCACCGTGATCGAAGCGCACCGGCACGCCCAGAAGTACGGCACCGCCCTGCGGATCGCCGCCCCCTCGGCCGCCCTCACCCGCGTGTTCGACCTGGCCGGCGCCACCGGCATCATCGCCACCTACCCCGACGTGGCCAGCGCGCTCGCGGCGGGCTGA
- a CDS encoding GNAT family N-acetyltransferase — MSLPTRAPGTGPAEAAPGQAGSSDRKVELRWVEREDLEAIADLDHKTFPDMPYPLFVLRQHLDAKPQSIFLVIEEDGVVGGYALALVISSRRKAWLLGIAVAEEYRGRHYGDRLLSSVLEQCRNQGVRQVLITVRPNNDAALGLYKKYHFRKTSREENYYGDLQPREILRSKLYEAPSPFSYSA, encoded by the coding sequence ATGAGCTTACCCACCCGCGCTCCGGGCACCGGGCCTGCCGAGGCCGCGCCGGGCCAGGCTGGGAGTTCGGACCGGAAGGTCGAGCTGCGTTGGGTGGAGCGTGAGGATCTCGAAGCGATCGCGGATCTGGACCATAAGACCTTCCCCGATATGCCGTATCCGCTGTTCGTGCTGCGCCAGCATCTGGATGCCAAGCCGCAGAGCATCTTCCTGGTGATCGAGGAGGACGGGGTGGTGGGCGGGTACGCGCTGGCACTGGTGATCTCGAGCCGCCGGAAGGCCTGGCTGCTCGGGATCGCGGTCGCGGAGGAGTACCGAGGCCGGCACTACGGCGACCGACTGCTCTCCTCGGTCCTGGAACAGTGCCGGAACCAGGGCGTGCGGCAGGTGTTGATCACCGTGCGTCCGAACAACGACGCCGCGTTGGGCCTGTACAAGAAGTACCACTTCCGCAAGACCTCACGCGAAGAGAACTACTACGGGGATCTGCAGCCCAGGGAGATCCTGCGGTCTAAACTCTACGAGGCTCCGAGCCCGTTCAGTTACAGCGCCTAG
- a CDS encoding GNAT family N-acetyltransferase has protein sequence MNSSGDASTVSRSDHRSDQDRASAAGAELRWARREDLESVADLDREVFPEMPYPLFVLRQHMDARPQSIFLVIEADETICGYALATVVSNHRKAWLLALAVSEDYRGQSYGDRLLAAVLASCASRGARRVLITVRPNNEAALGLYKKYGFHKTSSEENYYGNREPREIMQAKLQGDPIRARLGGGLSHGFGSKPGGLLSGEAGS, from the coding sequence CCGGCGACGCCTCGACAGTCAGCCGTTCCGATCACAGATCGGATCAGGACCGGGCTTCGGCCGCCGGGGCGGAGTTGCGCTGGGCGAGGCGTGAGGATCTTGAATCGGTGGCGGACCTGGACCGCGAGGTATTCCCCGAGATGCCTTATCCGCTGTTCGTCCTACGCCAGCATATGGACGCCCGGCCGCAGAGCATCTTCCTGGTGATCGAGGCCGACGAGACGATCTGCGGATACGCTCTGGCGACGGTGGTGTCGAACCACCGCAAAGCATGGCTGCTCGCTCTCGCGGTCTCGGAAGACTACCGGGGCCAAAGCTACGGCGACCGGTTGTTAGCGGCGGTCTTGGCCAGTTGCGCGTCCCGGGGTGCGCGGCGGGTATTGATCACCGTCCGGCCGAACAACGAAGCGGCCCTGGGTCTCTACAAGAAGTACGGCTTCCACAAGACCTCCAGCGAAGAGAACTACTACGGAAATCGGGAGCCCAGGGAGATCATGCAGGCCAAGCTCCAGGGCGACCCCATACGGGCGAGATTGGGGGGCGGCCTCTCGCACGGCTTCGGTTCGAAACCAGGCGGCCTGCTCAGCGGCGAGGCAGGATCCTGA